A genome region from Hippopotamus amphibius kiboko isolate mHipAmp2 chromosome 1, mHipAmp2.hap2, whole genome shotgun sequence includes the following:
- the LOC130858797 gene encoding mediator of RNA polymerase II transcription subunit 4-like has product MAASSSAEKEKERPGGGFGAAGGNSTRERLLSALQDLEVLSRELIEMLAISRNQKLLQSGEENQVLELLIHRDGEFQELMKLALNQGKVHHEMQVLEKEVEKRDSDIQQLQKQLKEAEQILATAVYQAKEKLKSIEKARKGAISSEEIIKYAHRISASNAVCAPLTWVPGDPRRPYPTDLEMRSGLLGQMNNPSTNGVNGHLPGDALAAGRLPDVLAPQYPWQSNDMALNMLPPNHSNDFLLEPPGHNKENEDDVEVMSTDSSSSSSDSD; this is encoded by the coding sequence ATGGCGGCGTCTTCGAGtgcagagaaggagaaggagcgGCCGGGCGGTGGCTTCGGAGCGGCCGGCGGTAACAGCACGCGAGAGCGGCTGCTGTCTGCGCTCCAAGACCTGGAGGTCCTGTCGAGAGAACTTATAGAAATGCTGGCAATTTCAAGAAACCAAAAGTTGTTACAGTCTGGAGAGGAAAACCAGGTCCTGGAGTTGTTAATTCATAGAGATGGGGAATTTCAAGAACTAATGAAATTGGCACTTAATCAGGGAAAAGTCCATCATGAAATGCAagttttagaaaaagaagtagaaaagagaGACAGTGATATTCAGCAACTACAAAAACAGCTAAAGGAAGCAGAACAGATACTGGCAACAGCTGTTTaccaagcaaaagaaaaactcaagtcaatagaaaaagcaagaaaaggcGCTATCTCCTCAGAAGAAATAATTAAGTATGCACATAGGATTAGTGCAAGTAATGCTGTGTGTGCCCCACTGACCTGGGTCCCAGGTGACCCACGGAGACCATACCCAACTGATTTGGAGATGAGAAGTGGATTATTGGGTCAAATGAACAATCCTTCCACTAATGGAGTGAACGGTCATCTACCAGGGGACGCACTTGCAGCAGGCAGATTACCAGATGTCCTTGCTCCACAGTATCCGTGGCAGTCAAATGATATGGCACTGAATATGTTACCACCAAATCACAGTAATGACTTTTTGTTGGAACCTCCAGGAcataacaaagaaaatgaagatgatgtAGAGGTTATGTCAACAGATTCCTCAAGCAGTAGTAGtgactctgattaa